The stretch of DNA CTTAGTATCAATTAAACAAATTATAAATGATGTGAAACAAGAAAACTTATCTTTACGAAGTAAAATTGACGATTTGAACAGTCAATTACAAAATAATCATCTTGAGATACCAATGGATGAGGTCAGAGACTTCGCTAGGATGCTTCAGAAAGTGGTACAAATGCAAGAAAACGACAAAGAGATGCCAACGGGTTAATTCCCGGAAGCATCTCTTTTCTTCGTGAAATTCGTCTTTTATTGAAATTAACCAAACGGATTGAGAATCTTTGTTCTTCCATCATCTTCATATTTCTCCCAAGCTTCAGAAGCCCAGTCCATTATATCACTGGTGAAAATTGAATCACTGGCAGCACTTTCGCCAACACCGCCGTTTCCTTTGTCAAAGGTGCTCCATCTAGTTACATATTCAAGATGCGAAACTGCACCAGCACCAGCACCTTGGATAAGTTCAAAGTGAGCATTTGTTTTTAGAATAAGGACATAGTCCTGTGAATCGTCTACGGCACTTAAGGTTCCCTTTAATTGATCTAGTGTTGGCTTCATAAAATGCCTCCCATATTTACATATGTACTCCAATAGGATACCACATAATATTAATGTATTGATTACAGCAGAGTAATTATTGATAACTTCTTTTTGCAATCTCAAATAAGATAGGCTCTGTCATCATATGGATAGGATATGTTGATTGTAACTCCTTGTAACTCTCCCACAAAGTCCGAACTCTTGCTTCCATAGGTAAATATCCTTGTTTTCTCCATTCGACAATCTCATCAAAACACGTTTTCAAATCATCGTCGGATAATTTTGAAATCATTTCTTCTAACATACATACTCTCCTTTTGTATGACATGAAATCTACATTTCATCTAGTTACCAGAATACACATTCTTTGTGATTGGATAATAATAAATCTCAATATCTTCGTGAATGAAGCCTCTTCTTTGAGCAGCCAAAAGAGTTTCATACATGTTTGCTCTTCCTACGGGATTGTCTGTATGTAAATATATCTTATCAACTTTTAATCCATACTCACAAAAATATTTAACTAAATCATAGCCATTTGGTAACTCATGTCCATGTTCATCTTCGCCTAGATCATGATCCAGAGTCAAAATATTAACATCTTGAGATTCAATAATGGCTATTGCCTCTTCATATGTACGAGCAAGTATAAACCCTTCAGGACAATCACGAAGATCGTCTACATACAGGTTAATTTGCTGTGGCATGTGCTCACTCCTCTCAGTAAAACTTGCATTTGATTAAGAATTCAATCTTAAAAGAGTTTCTTGATAATTGTGCTCCAAGTTAGTCCAGAAGCTCTTAGGAATTTGAAAAACTTGCTGCAGTAGTGAAGATACTTTTTCGTCATCATATCTTATCTTGCTAGTGTTTAGCGCATCATAATATTCTTCACTGACTCCAGTTTCCTTAATAAACTTCTCTTTAGTCCACTCTCTGTCTTCAAGCACTTCTTTAAAGGTTTCACATGGAGGAACAGCAATTGGTGCTTGATATTCATTCATAACTCATCACTCCTTTTGATTTGATAAAACATGTCATTTACTTATTAATCAGATTAAATTTTTCATAGTATAAATGTATCCGTAAACTCGGTACTGTTCAATGACATGTTGAGTTGTGCCATTATCAGTGAAACACCTTACATCTAATCCTCTCTCCTGAGCTTCCGCAACTGCATTTGTCAATGCGGTATCATCAAAAACATTAGAATGTACATTAAACTCTTTAGTTGTATTATTGACCACAACAAACGTAAAACCATTTGAGTTATTTTTCATTATAATCTCTCCTTTTTTATGAAAGAACCACTTCAAAGTGATCTAAGTACCCATCAATTCATTCAAGCATTCTATAATATCAATACTTCTGTATTATAAGTTAGTTCCCAAAATTGCTCCAAGGCTGCGCTCATGGCTCTCCATCGAGTTGTGGCCTCTTCCTCTATAGTTCCAACTTCTCCGTTAATTGTACGGTATTCTAACGTGTGTTTGACCATTTCTACCTCATCCCTCTCTTCCTGATTCGGTATAATTTTGCCTAATAGCACCTTGAATAATTTGCTCTATATCATCTGAAGTGCCTTCACTATTAGATAGTCTATCAACGACAAGAAGAAAGCATTCCTCCCACATAATCAAATAGCCATTTTATCCAGCTTCCTGGATATCAATAAGCATCTGTCTAACTTTGTCTAAGTGTTCTTCACTCATAATTCTGCCTCCAGTATTAAGCATCAGGAAATATCTTAATTTTTGTTCTCTGTCTAAATTGTGAGTCTCAGCAACATTAACAGTGTATCTTTTAAAATGGAGTTGATCTTTTGGAGACAAATCCTTAAAGTAAAATCCTTTGTACTTGAATCTACTTTCATAGAAATCCAAGATCGATTTATATCTCTGCTTTCCATCAAGTATCTCGTAAGCATATTTAAAACCATTTTTCTCCCACTCATCATCGGAGAGGTGAATAAAAGCAAACTTACCAATATCCACATTATTATAAATTGCATCAATTAATTTAATCTTATCGGTTTCTTCCCAAACATATTCACGTTGATACTCTGGATCAAAATCCACTCCGAAATAATAAGCTTTGTGAAACAAAGATTCTAATCCTGTTTGCGAATAATTAAGCCTAATATCATCATTTTTCACAAATGATGCTCTATTATCGTTCAGTTTTTTGACATCCATCCAATTACAATAGCTCTTTTGGTTTTCATTTCTAATTGGATTTCCGTAATTATTGTTTATTGAAGTGTATCCTATTTCAATGATTTTCCCATTATGAAGAATGTTTAATACTACAACATCTTCTAATGCACCAAGTCCAACGCTTTCTCCAATTTCAAAAGAGTAGGTTGGATCGGGGATAAGAAACAATCTGTCCTCCAAATTCTTTAATTCTCTCATGTGATTATCTTGTTTTAGTCTTTCCTGGTTGGCTTCTGTTTTCTTTTTTGCCATCTATGTATTCCTCCTCAATATATGGACATGAAACAGTCATTTGATCTGTATCAATAATTATCAAACCATTCATTAGCTGCAACCTCAACATCGACAAAACTAGAAAATATCTTTTTATCGCTTCTTGAGTCATAAATAATTCCATTTTTATCTGTTACCTCAAACCAGTAAGAATCTTCCGATTCAGAGGGCAGATGAATTTGTACTTGTATTCCCTTATTCGTTTCTGCTTCATGAAATGCTACTTCTCCATTTAACCAAGCCACTTCTTTAAATATCAACACAATTATCGTCTCCTCACGAAACAGCTATATTAATAAATTATTTTTTTGATTCAAATTCCTGAATTATTTCATCTATTTTTTCATTTTCCTGATATACATACTTTAGAAGTAAATTGCCTGTATTGCCAAATTTGACGAGCTGTCTATCAAATGAGAACTCTTGTCTTTTAAAATCTACATTCTCCACTTTTGAATTTTTTAGAGCATGTTTGATTTGCCATTCTATCGCTTTAGATACATCAATGTCGTTAACTCTAACTTCATTGATTCGATTAAATGAATCCTCGTTTTCGGCTTCGTAATAGTCAATAGTTCCATCCTCAAAAAGTTTAATAATCTTTACCATAAGTTTAACCCCGCCTTATGAAATAGTTATTTTACGATCTCATTCCACTTATTGGAAACTACATAAATATCCAGATTCGATCCATCGAGTTTAATAGTGTGGTTTACAATGTTATGCTCAACGACTTTACTTGAATTAATTATTACATCTCTGTCCGCTCTAATAAAATCACTACTTACAGAATTAAGTACCGCCTGCGCCTCTTCAAGTGTCTGAGGCATATTCAGTTCTCCATATGCAGTGATGTATGTTAGTGATTGATTCTTACTATTTCGAACAGCTAAAATTTCACTGTCTTTTACCCACATTACTTCAATTTCATTTAACTCATTGCGTTTGATTAATCCGAACATAGTCATCATCCTCCGATATTTTATATTATGTATTTCGACAACACCATGAAATAAACCTTTCGTCATATCTTACCCACATCTTAATTATACAATAAAGAATTCTATTTATCAATTATTTATTTTTACTTTATAAATAATAAGCATTACTCTATCCATAATATATGGTGACGCAATACAAAAAAGCGAATGCACTAGGCACTCGCTTTGATTAAGTCACCATATCTCTTAGCGGCTTCCAGAAGGTTAATTTCTTCGCCTGAATTAGTCCTAACAACCAATTGACCATCTTTATTACGCCCACTCTTAAACATATCGATATAAGCCTCCTGTACGTCTATTATAGACTTCTACATAAGACTTTGCTTTGTGAGTCCACTCATATACACGATCCATTAAGATGTAGCACATGGCCATTGTTGAACGTCCTCCTTGTTCAATAGACTCAACAACCTCACTGTTTACTATAACATCGTACGTATTCATTATATTATCTCCTTTGTATTTTTATTTTATAAGTCCTGAATACTTCATATCAGACATGCCTTTGTTTAATCCCGACATAATTGCTTCTCGAATTTCATCACTTGTTAATTTTCTTCGCCAATTTGGATCTGGAACAATGTTTCCTACTAACTTTCTTCTTTTTGATTCGCCCATAAATTCTCCTCACTTAATCAAATTGCTCTTTCATGCTATTTCGTAAATATGGTAACAATAGATTTCCTCAATTTCAGGTTCGTCATATAGATAATCCGCTTGAGAATTTTGCTTCCCGATATATTCACCCCACTTTTCCCATCTCCAACCACCGCTACTTGACTGATTCCTTTTTGTTGTTTTAGAAAGCCCCAAGACAAACTTACGATCATCTATTTCAAGTTCTGGATATTGGTCTAAGACTTGTTGATAGTCGTCGCAAACACCATAATTCCCTTTGCTTTCAACACCTTCATCCGAACATTTATTAAAATAATCCCAGTCGATATTACCATCTTCTGTCTTTCTAATTATCGAAAAACTGTCCCATCTTTCAATGATTTTATCTTCAGAGAACAATTCAATATAGTGATTGAAATTTAGTCCTGTATAATATATCCCCTTGGCGATTCGATGACAAAGCTCATCAGTTCCTTTTACTGAATACTTTCGATATTCTTCATCACTATAATGCTCTTTTAATCTTTCATTACATTCATCAATCAAATATTGTTTAAATTCAATGTCGATTAGCATTATTTATTCATCTCATTTATGTATCTTTATCAAAGACTTATTTCATCAACTCAAGAGCAGCCTTCAGTTGTGCTATATTCTCTTCGATTTTAGTTTTAATTTTCTCAATTGCTTCTTGTCTTGCGAGTTCATCATCCGTATTTTCAAGAACTTGCTGTTTAATTTGCATGAAATCTGAAGACATCAACCAAGTATCTTTAGGGTAATAAATATGACGATGAATTTTTACATCGATTCCATTTAAAAGTGCCAACCAGCAATTGGGAACTTTCTCTTTATCATTTCGACTATATGAGGATTTATCTTTCCATTCGATCATCTTTTTTTCTCCTTCCCACGAAATACTTCTTTCATTACCTATTCCATATGTTATCTTCTTTATCATCATTCCTTAAAATCCCACTCAATAAAGTAATTGTTTTTAATAATCCTTGCTTTTCAACTTCACTTACTCCTGTATGTTCAATATCATAACGAAGCCATTCGACCATTTCACTTGCTCTTTTGATTCTCCTAGCTTTTCTTCTCAAAATTGCTTCTGTTTCAGTCTCAGTCATAGAATGTCCAACCCCTTAAAATAATCCTTTCAAAAACCCCTTACTAATTCAAACCTTTGGCTAAACCATTCATCATTGTTCCATTCATGATTAATATCACACGCAATCATTTGATACCCCTGGATATGGCAACATTTGTCTTGTTTGCGCGGAAAGCATATCTTTGTAAATCGAAACATCGTAATTATCACCCTCTTTATACATGAGTTCACCCGCAAAACTATACACATGCTTTAGGCACTTAACCTTCATATCCTTCAATCTCCTTATAATAAAGTTCTCGTCTTCTATCTAAAGCGTATCTCATCGCTATTGATTCGTTGTGTTTCTTTATATGAATGCGCTTCGCCTATGTCACCCTTCGATACCCAAGTTACATATCAACTAGGAAGGATACAGGTATAAGTATGGATGTTCTCACTAATCACAGGCAATTGAAACTCACCACAATATTTCGGATATGTAATGTAACCATCAATCAGAAAATCAAAATAGTATTTTTCGATAAAATCAAATTTGTCTAGAGAAGGAACAAGAACAAACCACTTCTTTTTATCTATTGATTGAGATTGAACCGATAACTCCATACCCTGGTCAATGTTATATTTTTCATTGTCTATCTCGTCTGTAACAGCCATAGTACATACTATTCGGCATCTATAATCCATATTTTTCCTCTCCTTGTTAAAATATCTATCGTCTATTTAAGACCACCTGACTTGATTTAATTACTTCTGCTATATCATAGTTTTCAACTATATCCTTTAACGTTGAAAAGCATTTGATTACAAACGACTGTCTGTTACCACTGAGTTTAATAACTTGAAATCGCTTTGTATTAAAATTGTTGTAGATAACCATGTGGGGGTTGCCTTTCTTTGTTATGAACACATCGCCTACATTAAGATCAGATTCTTTATTCTCAATTCCCAAGTGTACTTTCATCTTCTCATCTCCTCGTGAAAGAATCCTTTTATCTTATTTTAACAGTCTTGCTCTATATCGCTTGACCATTTCATAAAGTAATGGCTCAGTGATTAAGTGAATCATATAAGTAACCCCGCCATTAATTTCACAAAACCGATCATAGGTGCTTCGAAGAATACCCTCTTGTAATACCCCAGTTTTTCTCCATTCTTCGTTTTCATGGAAGGCCGCTTCAATTTGTTCATCAGTCAATTCGGTCATCATCTGCCCAATAGTTTTCATTTCGTTTGTCTCCTTTTAAAATAATCTTTTCATCGTCCATTAAAATATTCTAAAACTTCATCTAAAGTATCCAAAGGTGTTATGTACTCTGATCCTTCAAACTTAGCCATCCACGGTTTCATAAATTTCAAATCAGCAATGGGTGTTTTGGTAATAATCTTTTTTCTCGTTTTTATTCGATCATTGTATCTTTCATCATTATCTTTAGTCATTGTGTGAGAGAAGTGATAAAGTTTCAAAAGTTCCTCATCAGTGAAATCATCTACAATGCCGTTGATAACTACCACAGATTTGCAGTCATAGATGTTGTATAGTGACTTTGTTTTATCTGTGTTTGATTCTTGCCAAATCCACCAGAACTGATTTAAGTCTCCATTCCACATTAACTTATCGATTAATGACTCTCTGGATACATCCATAATAACTGACACAACACTCATCTCCTCATGAAATATTCATTTCGTAGTCATCTAAACGGTTCTTTTAATGAATTTTCCACACCAGTACCAATCACCATTATGAAGAGAAAGCGTCTCTTTAATTTGGCCGCTACACTCCCAGCCTTCTGACTCCATCTTCTTCACATGACTGTCTCTTTCTTCTTTGGAGTCATATTGAAATGTAGCATTTGTGTATTCAGACAATATTTTCATTAATCTCAACCTCCGCATTGTACAAATTAATTAATCTCTTTCCTTATCTCTTTCCCTTCCTTTGTTACAGCTCCCATTCTTATGTATACATCAATATTTCGTGGAACCTTAAACTCATCTCTGTCAAACACTGGAGTAATTTCACCGTGTTCACCTGAAATCGATCCTCCTCCAACATGAAACCATCTACCGTCATAGTCTCGAATAAACCCCCAGCGTCCAAGATAAAGAGAGTCTTTGCTTGTTATTTTAACAAGTTTACCGATTAAGTTTTCAGGCTTCATAATTCCCCTCCAAGCTATAAAGATTGAAAACGTTCAGTATCGATTCTTGTTAAACGTTCCTTGTTCAGATTATCGTAAATTTTCAAAAGACGATTATCAGAAATTAGATTCCTCCCAAGTTGAAATGCTCTCGCTTCAAATTCAAATTTGTTTTCTATATATGACTTAGAATTAAACTTTTCAATTAATTCAGAGTTGTTCTTAAAGTCTAGATAGTGTCCAAATTCGTGATAAGCAATGCACATAAAAGTATCTTTTAGAAGATAGCCAAATCTTCCACTGATCCCCAGTACTTGACCAATATTAAAGTGTATAGAATTGGATTTAGGTCTATAAACCATAGGTTTGTATAATTCCTCATCTTTCACAATCAAGCAATCAAAGTCATTGCTATTGACAATCTCGTTCAGCAAATCTTCCCACATATTATTAGCTCCTTATCAAAGGATCATTTCACGCATTACCTTGATATTCTCCATAATACTTTTTTCTCATTTCGGCGGCAAATTCCCCAGCCTCATGGACATCCTCAAAAGTTCCAAGGATAGTATTTCTCTTGTTGATTTGTAGTTGAACAGACCACTTTTTAAGCTCTTTATTCCATGACACATTTCTATAACCAGATTTATTATTTTTATTCTTTGTTGTTCTATTCATTAAGTTTTTATCTTGTGAAGTGACTCTCAAGTTATCTTCACAGTTATTTAACTCGTTATTATCCTCGTGGTCTACAACTTCTCCCTCCTTAATCGGTTTGATAAAATGATGCATATAAATCATTTCATATCTTGGCTTTCCATCAACAACTCCTTTATAAACGGAGCATCGCGCATAGTAAGTGTTGTTTACTTTATTCCAATATGTATGCCAAGAATGCCCCAAATCTAAAAATTTTTGAAGATTTTTTAAATCAATGTAACACTCCATTGTCTCTTTTAGTCTGTTCTTTAAATAAATGATTACCCTATCACCATCAATAACATATTTATTAAATTTCTTTTTAGCCATACCCTTATTTACATTTCTCCTTTTAGATAATGTGATAAAAACATAATTTCATCTTAAGCAACTTCTTTCGTATGAATCATGATAATCCCTTTATCACTCTTACACATTTCAATAAATAGCTTCATATCTCCTTCTTTTTCAAATTTGTATCGATTTACACTTAATTTACCGCAGATTTTTTCAATAATTGATACTTCAAACATTTTATGTGCCACCCTCTTGCTATGTATATTGTTCCTTTGTCTTGTATTAATTATAACACATATAATTATTCATGTCTATTTATTTTTACTTTATAAATCTCAAATAAGAAAAGTGTCGTAGATAAAATCTCAACACTTTTCAGTCTATTAATATTTACTTTTAGATGAGAAATAGAATATGCCTACTGAAACAATAATGCAAATAGCAACTAATGGGAAGCTAACAAGATGATTGAATAACCAATTTGCGAAACCTTGTTGAAGCGACATGTCTACTTGTCCACCCAAAAACTCTTGCTTTTCAGGAGTTGTTACTTTTAATCCGTAGATGATCAAGCAAATTAATGGATAAACCAAAGCCAATGCTCCCAGTGCAATCTTCTGATCACGTTTCATATTCACCCTCCTTTCATCTATATATTGTATTGCTCGAATCAATCATAACACTATATATAGATTTTGGAAATATTTTTAATTATGACTAAAGGAAATTAATCTTTCACCGAAAAGAGTAGCCCTTCGGCTACTCCTCTTTTATCATCTTGTTCCAAGCGTCTTCAACAGCTTCGGCTTGAGTCATAAAAGAGTCAGATACAGATCTCTTTTTAGTCTCAAAATCTTCAAGATAACACTTAAACATTCCAACGGTTTTTAGAAATACTATGTACTCACGTCCATCCAATTCCATTATTGAAATCTGTACCTTGTTATTGTGTATTTGAGAATCGTTTATCATCAACATATGATCACTCCTTAATACAATTATATTTTAATATATCATGAATACAGTGTTAAATGAAACATCTTAATAAACTCAGACTTTCATGCTAATTCAATTTGAAGAACATACATATCTGGTTCCATACCACTTTCATTTTTGCCACTATGATTTATGAATCTAGAAACAACTTTGAATTTTACGATGCTCATTTTAAAAGTCAATAATACAAAGTCTCCTGTAGCTGGAATGTTCTTAGCTGTCACTAGTTGAAATAGATCAAGCGAATCACATGCATAGATAAACTTGTTCATGCTATTTCTCCTTTTTATCTGACTAAAATCATTCTTTTATGTTAAGCTCATCTTGACTTACCCATATTCTATTCCCATCATCACCCGTAATAAGATATTGCATTCTTTGCTCAATAATCTCGTATTTGTCTCCA from Paenibacillus sophorae encodes:
- a CDS encoding LytTR family transcriptional regulator DNA-binding domain-containing protein, which encodes MFGLIKRNELNEIEVMWVKDSEILAVRNSKNQSLTYITAYGELNMPQTLEEAQAVLNSVSSDFIRADRDVIINSSKVVEHNIVNHTIKLDGSNLDIYVVSNKWNEIVK
- a CDS encoding cyclic-phosphate processing receiver domain-containing protein, whose translation is MPQQINLYVDDLRDCPEGFILARTYEEAIAIIESQDVNILTLDHDLGEDEHGHELPNGYDLVKYFCEYGLKVDKIYLHTDNPVGRANMYETLLAAQRRGFIHEDIEIYYYPITKNVYSGN
- a CDS encoding DUF262 domain-containing protein, whose translation is MAKKKTEANQERLKQDNHMRELKNLEDRLFLIPDPTYSFEIGESVGLGALEDVVVLNILHNGKIIEIGYTSINNNYGNPIRNENQKSYCNWMDVKKLNDNRASFVKNDDIRLNYSQTGLESLFHKAYYFGVDFDPEYQREYVWEETDKIKLIDAIYNNVDIGKFAFIHLSDDEWEKNGFKYAYEILDGKQRYKSILDFYESRFKYKGFYFKDLSPKDQLHFKRYTVNVAETHNLDREQKLRYFLMLNTGGRIMSEEHLDKVRQMLIDIQEAG
- a CDS encoding HNH endonuclease, with product MAKKKFNKYVIDGDRVIIYLKNRLKETMECYIDLKNLQKFLDLGHSWHTYWNKVNNTYYARCSVYKGVVDGKPRYEMIYMHHFIKPIKEGEVVDHEDNNELNNCEDNLRVTSQDKNLMNRTTKNKNNKSGYRNVSWNKELKKWSVQLQINKRNTILGTFEDVHEAGEFAAEMRKKYYGEYQGNA